A single genomic interval of Lucilia cuprina isolate Lc7/37 chromosome 2, ASM2204524v1, whole genome shotgun sequence harbors:
- the LOC111686378 gene encoding CD63 antigen-like, which produces MFVTHESKYSKYTVFCINLVLLFSAIGLLITGFYVTRIFSEYDPFLIPEFRWFSISSFFMGVIIAILSLCACWAALKESYCITLTFSILLALSSLLTLAIGIFSYLLRPHILNLITYPMSSALKSYDPVQVNVETFMWDYLQKSFSCCGLFSSNDWQYLSNDLLPLSCCSMPSGAMGNFTCTYFLDDTNRYQSGCLIYFSFYIESQFTNLGNAGIAITFIMFVGIILVTYFARAFKNPYILANAAARIYYLSK; this is translated from the exons atgtttgtaacacatgaaAGTAAATATTCGAAATATACAGTATTTTGCATAAATCTAGTATTGTTG TTTAGTGCCATTGGTTTGCTTATTACGGGATTTTATGTTACCCGCATATTTTCTGAATATGACCCATTTTTAATACCGGAATTTAGATGGTTTTCTATTTCTTCGTTTTTCATGGGAGTCATTATTGCAATACTTTCCTTGTGCGCTTGTTGGGCAGCTTTGAAAGAAAGTTACTGtataactttaacattttccATATTACTCGCCTTATCATCTCTGTTGACTTTAGCAATCGGTATTTTTAGTTATCTCTTAAGGCCACATATTCTAAATCTTATTACATATCCCATGTCAAGTGCTTTAAAGAGCTACGATCCAGTCCAAGTTAACGTAGAAACTTTTATGTGGGATTATCTACAAAAAAGt TTTAGCTGTTGTGGCCTGTTCAGCTCCAACGATTGGCAATATTTATCTAATGATCTATTACCCCTTTCCTGTTGTTCGATGCCCAGTGGTGCTATGGGAAATTTTACATGTACTTATTTTCTAGATGATACGAATCGATATCAGTCTGGTTGTctcatttatttctctttttatatagaGTCTCAATTTACTAATCTAGGAAATGCTGGCATTGCTATTACTTTTATTATG ttcgTTGGTATAATACTGGTCACTTATTTTGCGCGTGCATTTAAAAACCCTTATATTCTAGCAAATGCAGCGGCTCgtatatattatttaagtaaataa